The Neurospora crassa OR74A linkage group V, whole genome shotgun sequence sequence TCTTTGAGGTTGTTTCAGCCCTAAGATCGGGGTCGCCAATCGCGGTCGCTCAGGGGTTAAAGCTCGCTCTCAGGAGGGGCCGTGGCGCATGGTTGATGGGCGAGGGAGTGATGACCATGATCCATTCATCGACCGACGACCACAAATTGCCAGTGGCAGATGGAAGAAGGTACACTAGAGATAGTACTGGAGTCCAGACATTTGGCTGGACATTTCCAACCGTCATCTTCCTTCCACCACAGCAAATGCGCGCGTCGAAAGATGACCATTTATCGACTGCTATACATAAGTCCTCGACTGGATCAAGGTAAAAAAAACTTAATGCTGATATCTTATTGATCCCAAGCGAGATTCACCATTCGCTCGTCAAAACCTCGcggcttcctcttcgacAGCGTATCAGTTCAATGGTAACCCCTCGCTACACCGGCAACTTTCACATCTCTCCTGTACATCTTTTCAAGCACAGCCCATAACACCGGGTCCCTCTCGTTTCAGGACACCAGGGGGAACTTTCTGCACACCACCAGGCCTTGCAAGCTTTCCCTCAAGGTTCGTTGTCCTTCCAATCTTCCATTGCATGAGCATTGCGGAGCCGCGCGTCCTTTCCACTGGGATAGTACTATTCTGGACCCCGGACCCAGTATCTGGAAACAGTACACTACGCACGAGGCGAACCGTGTCCTCCGTATCGACAAGCTAAGCTTACTCACGGACCTCGTTTCAACACCTTCGAAATGTTTATATTCGTTGCACCATTGCAAACTAGACTCAATTCCGTCATTGCCGTTcatcctttctttttccaccGTTCGTACACTAGTCCAGGTCGCCTTGCAAACTTGAACTACCTGCCAAGCTAGAGGTTTTCCGAGCCAACCGGACCGACAGGACCAACGAATGAGACTTACACCGGCTTTACACCGCTCTTGCCATGACTCGGATCCCAAAGTCGTCTTACACGATCCGTATCTTGGGGATTTTGGATGCTCCCGGATGCAATCAATTCTTTGCTGTATACTTTGAATAAAGAACTGCTCTGGAAAACACAACTTTCGCTCAGTGAGACAAGATCCAACGCTCAGTGACCGCATAAAGTTTGGGCTGTGATGGATGTTGCATTGCGGGGCACATCAGAACCGTTGAAGCGACGCAATGTTCCTGAAAGTGTGTGTGGTGCCTGTAACCTTTCTGTCTCTTCTCATTCGTAGTAAACAAGGTCTAAACCCATATCCCTCATACCTTTTACGCCGTATTGAGCAATAACGAAGGAAAAAAGATAAATAAGGGAGGAATAACGAGGTATATGTCGTCATGagtggttgatggtgatgttctTCCCTCTGTTCCTCGATTCTCCCTAATTCCCCAGTTCCAACCTATTACACTTGAGAACCAATCCGCGCAACACGTACTATTATGTCGTCCCGTCCCTTTTCGCATCTTCGCTGCGCCCTGTAATTTAAACAGTTCCGCTGATACTCAGTTCCCGGATCTCCTGCAACACTTGCTCGACCCTGGTATCTAGCTGACCCTGGGCGTACTGCTCCCGCGTGTCTGGATCGAGGTATTGCTGTACTTGAGCCATGCGGCTGTAGGCTTCGGCGCAGAATCGGAGCTGAATCTTGACAAGAGCCTCGAACGATGGGTCGAGGTAAGGGACGCGGAGGTCGATAAGCTGCGGTAGCTCGGTACACAACTGCTCATTGAGCTGCTCGTAGGCTGCTTTGGCCATCTCCATTTCCTTCTCGGCGCGTGGGAGCTTCGTCACATCCTTGTCGGGCTTCTCGACCAGTTTCTTGACTTTGGCGCGGAGGGCGTCGTAGTCGAGGAGTTTGTGGCCGCGCTTCTTGATGCCTGTTTTTTTGAGTTCATGGCGGTCAGTTTATGTACGGACAGCAGGGCGTTGTcgacaaagaaaaagggaggaaTATGTTTCGGGAGCGGAAGAGCAATCAACTGATTGCCagggagatgaagaggtgGAGACGGCCAAGACCTACATTCGTTAACGTCGGGGAAATAGGCACAAAATCGGGTAATGGGATCTAGGACTGTTGTTCGATATGGTCCGTCCAAGGCCTTGATCGTTTCGGCGTCCAAGTCTTCCACTGCTTGCTTGTAACTCTTGCTGACTCCGTCTTTAGCACCAGCTTCACCGTAGAAAGCGTCAATAGTTTCGGCGATGCGCATCTGTGAGGCCGTCATTGCTGTCCCGGGACATTGACGTTAGCTCACATGACTCGTCTGCCAAAGCGACGGGTGGGTGTCTATCATACCTCGTAGTGAATCAAGATAACCCTTGGCCTCTTTTTGTAGTCGTAGGGATGCCGCCTCCATAGTCTTGAATCGTCTGCATGTCAAAGACGCTTAGCCCAagtccctctccttcccatGTCGTATCTAAACCGAAAACAATCATACCTCTCCTCAACCTCATAGTCGCGATCGTTGGTCTTCTCGACATGACccgtcttcatcatcacctggGTCGTTGCCCGGTTGACATTTTTCTTGAAGCCTGTAAGACACAAACGGAAGAGGCGGAACCCGTTAGCTTTGTCGCATTAGGGGATATAGGCTATGGTGGGATTTGTGCGTACCGGCCCACGACATGATGGCTGAGTTATTCTCGTCGCTCGGTGTCTGACGTCGGTGACTCGTGTGTGTATATGCGGGGGATCGACTGATTAATAGTTCCGTTCAATCGCCATAAATATTCGGTAGGTTATCGCCTGGATGATGATTTGTCGCAGATTAATTCGTCGCTCGATAGGATTAGGATGTTATTAAGTCAGTTGGTATGTTGGCCGGATACGTGGCTCGGAGAATAAGTCGATGTCGGTGTTGTTGACGTTTAGAGCAGATTGGCGATGTTTGGCAAGCTTGGAGAGCAGTTGTTGCGAGATCCTTGCCAGTTGCGATGCCCGGACATAGACGAACGAAAGGGGTGACGACGTGGGATGTGGCTGTGCTTACCGCTGCCTGCCAGGATGACACGTTCCTTGGAATGTGATTGGGCATAATCTTGGACGACGTCAGCGGGGTCGACCTGCCAAGCCACAAATGCCTTGGCTACAAAATCCCACCGGGCCGCGAGCAGACCGTGACAGGTGCAAAAACGAAGTTCGACGGCTTCCATTTTCCCAGAATGATCTCCATCGATCGGATCTGTCTCCATACCCGTCCCGGAGGCCTGGGCCATTAGTGTAGACATCGGATCGTCAACTCATGTCAGGTTTCTCACAGCAGCTGGTCGAGACACATTGCTGCTGCTAAGAAGGGACAGTGCTGAAGCTGTGATACCGGACATCGCGGCAGGTAATCTTTGCCGTTGACTCATCCCGGCGTAGGTTCAGTGTAGGTATGTAAAGCTTCGCATGAAAGAGAGTAAAAGGGCGTACGTCCCGGGTTGAGCTTCTGTCTCTCATtcattttccttccttcctttgaGCTTGGCTTGCAATTATCAATCTTGCCCATACACTTGGCCCGAACCAAAACCTGTTTCTGAACAGCCAACTGGCATCACCAATTGATACAAAACAAATCAGTTACCAAGCACGGCACTAAGACGGTGAAATGGCCCAGAAGAAAACCATCCGACAGCAACCCTCAAACACAGCCTCAAAAGAAGAATCCGCCAACTCCGAAATTTACGCTGAGAACATGGCATCTCTCAGACGTTTTCTCGTCGTCAGTCTTGGCAACCCGGGAGAGTACCGCGATACTTTTCACTCAGCCGGCCATCTGGTGCTCGAATCCTTTCAGAAAAAGCTTCCTGAAGACCTCGGACAGCCGTCTTTCACCTCGGAACGCTATGGAAAGAAAGCCGTCCGTGCTTCCGCCGGATCAAAGTACACTCTTTTACAAAGCCCTACGCTCATGAACATCACCGGGCCGTGGCTCGCTCGGGCGTACAAGGATTACCTGGTCGACCATGGCCTAAGCCCCGAAGAAGTTGGACTGGTGCTGGTCCACGATGACCTGGAGGAAGAGTTGGGTGTCGTCAAGGTTCGACAGTGGAAGGCTAGCCATAGAGGCCACAACGGCATCAAGAGCGTGCTGGCCAGTTTGCCGCCGATACCCGATGCTAAGTGGGCGCGCGTGTCAATAGGCATTGGTCGGCCGGATGATAGGGACAGGACCACTGTGTCCGACTTTGTCCTCAGCAAGATCCCAAGGCACGCCAAGGGGATATTGCAAGATAAGGGGGGAAGCGGGCTGTGGGAGGCACTTGGCAAGTTGGAGATAAAATGGAACAAATGAAGTTGTGGACAGTGGAGAGCAAGTACGAGAGAGCTGGGCCGGTGTTGCGCCAATGAGTTGAGATAAACTATGATACCCCGTTTTCCACCATCGTCTTTTCCAGTGAGCACTGATATAATTGCTGACTTCCGTCAAATGAAAAGCATCTGCCGCGTAATGCACACCGTGAACAATTCGACTAATGAGACAACATATCCTATCTGTCTCACCAGATGTACTAACATCCACACTCTCCAgtaacaagaaaaaaaacatgcGAACCCTCTTCAACTCAAAGCCAGTCAAGCCCAATGCTTTTGTTCCCGATACCGACAGTATTCCCACCACCATTCAACCTCACCTCAAATACCCTACTCGTCCTTCCCGTAAATCGCCCCCGGTAAGAAAAGCGGCACCTCCATCGGCAACTCCTCATGCGGCCTAAACGAATCAATGTTTTCCGATATATGTCCCCCatcccccttcttcaccgGCCGTCTCGTAAAGAAAATCAGCATATCCCTCGTCGCCTCCTTCGTCTCATCCAACGGCAACACGGGACTCAACGAGTGTTTATTCTCCGTatccaccaacaacagcgTATCCAAAAAGTGTCTATGCTGCACTCTACTCCTCAAGTTCTGCGGTTTGATTTCCGTATACTTGGCCCCCGTCTCCTCGTTCATATCATGCATGAACGTCACCGCGCTGTTAGCCGCCAGATCCATATTCTTCGATCCAAGGTACGTGGTCATGGTGTGATCCACCCCATCGGTATGCACGCCCTCCAGCGCCGGCTCGCCCAGGATGGAGGGGGTGGTGACGGTGCGCAGGTTAAAGAGCGTGCACACCCACTTATCGGACGAGTAATCCAGTCGCGGCCGATGGGTGGTCTGTACTCCATGGCAGATCATCCCCTTGAAGACTAGCAAGGCCTGGAAAGCAGTGTTGAGCTGCAGCTCGTCTTGGACTTCATCGAAAACGCGGATCTGCCCCGAATCATGCCGCTTGAAGTCCTCTTCAACCGACAACGCAAAGGGTTGGAACTCGAGCCGTCGCACGGAACGAGTGGAGAAGTCGAAGCAGAAACGGCCGTTGCGCGAGCGCCGGAAGGGTAAGGTCGGGTCAGAGTAGAGGTTGTTAGAGACGCGCTGGAGGGCGTCCAAGTCGGCCCGAGTGGcgccgaggccaaggaggagggggaccATGTCGGAACCTTCGACAAAGATGGAGCGGTTGGTGATGTATTTGGAGCGGAGCTTCATGATTTCGGCAATCGCGGTGTAATAGGAGGGGTTGAAGACACGTTTGGTCACGTCCAACCGGGGACGGATGCCCTTCAAattggtggtgggtggcCCCGACCAGGCTGGAGGAAGGCTGGCGAAGGGGTCGGTTGGGTTGAGGGATCGAGCGGTTTCGACAGAGGCTCGAGAGTGGGGGGTTTCATGGTAGAGTCTATGGGGTTGGAGGCGGGTGATGGCGGCTGAGATGGGGCGGAGAGATCTGGTGCTGGCTCTGGGGAGCTGTTTCACGACTCTTGAGGTCAACATGATGAATAACTGAAATGTTCCGACGCTGGCTGGAAAAGATGGTGAAGACTGCCGGCTTGATTTGGAAAACTCGAGGTAGCGTGATGGGTAGATATGTACAAAGCTCATTGCCCGATGACTTGACGACGTCGGCGACAAAAGTCTTCACCTCAGCGGCAGCCGGAGACCggaatacctctacctctctaTGGATTACTGTGACGGATCTCGTGATGCGTCAACTACTCAAATGCCATTATACGACTACAAGCCGAAGTCTTGGTCAGGCTTCAAGTCTTACTGTGCGAGTCATCCTTGACGATGACGCCatataaactattttctGAGTGTCCGAGCACGTTGTCGAGGCATGAGAAAGGATATTCATAGCGGGGGGCGCTCAAAGTAGACAGGAAAGCGAGGCTATCCTCGGGTCTACTCAGAGTATCTCACAATAGCCTCATCTTAGGGCCCGGTGTTGGTTGGGCCTCACCACGTGCCGGATCGGAGTGCTCAGACTTGTAGTCTCATGCAGCCATGCCCCTGACCtatttccttctttgacCTTTCATGTGGTGTATTCGGTAAATGGAACACCACTATTCCTGAGAATTAATTCTTTTGTACTACTCCTCTCCACGAGTGGTAAGACAACCTGGGGTTTAAGTCAGACAGCTAGTATGTCGGGGCGGTGTACGAAGGATGGAACTTGTGCTGCATATAATGGCAAGGATTCGACTTCTGAGTCCGAACAGTCACGAATGCTGCGACTTTAGGATTTCTACCGGTAGTTGGTAAGTTGGACGCCAGTATGCCTCATTTATGAATTTAGGCCCTGCTGGACATCACGTTTTGAGGATCATTCAACGGTGATTTGAGAATCATGAAGGATCAAAGAACTGATTGAACGATTTGAGGTTTCCCAAACAAGAGAAGGTGCTTATCACATTTAAACGGTCATTCAACACCTCGAAGATAACCGAGTAGCTTACGGACATATCCTACAAGTGTCCAGGGGCTAGCAGCCTCAGCCCGATGGCTTACTGTCGAGTATCGTCAGATTCTATGGGCCGAGCGCCGGTGACGGATCACCACGCAAGGTTTGAAGTCAAATCACTCTCAAGGCAAATGATTCACGGTAAATTTACTGTTGCTCTTCCATTCCCATTGAAGAAAAACTACGCTCATGTAAGACAGTTCGCCGTGGCTCTGATAAGTGGACGTTCCtgcttcttttctcttcgaTGTCTGCTTAGAGGACATGAAAAGGATAAATTGGTCTAGAAAGGTGACGGGTTGGATCAACTACATTAGTGTTATCCTTATTTGTCAGTTCGACTTTCTCTTTGACAGTAAAGTAACTCTGGAGAAACAGCGACTCCCTCAAACTGATATGGGGGGCTGTTAGTGATGGGGCGCTAACTTTAGGGCTCTCATTTTGCACGCGTAGCTGTTAGTGTGGTAATCCGGATAGCACATATTCGTCGGCTCCGCACACCTCCCAGACATCCAGCTTTCGAACATTCGAGGCAAAGTTTTATATACTTCGAAGGAACCTGCAGAGTCCATATCTATACCATCAATGTAGGGCTATAACTCACCCATAAATTTACCGAGTTCCGCACCCAGCTTGCTGCTTCACTTCTGATCAACCTTCATTTTCCCCAACCCTTGCTTGATCTTCTCGCCCGCCATCTCAATTTCATACTCGATATCCGGCTGCGCCTCCGCATAAAGCCAATTCTTCTCCCCCGCCATGCGAAAGTTGAACAAGGCCATCTCGTCCGGAAcaaacttcttcttcagctcggGATTCCCCGCACAAGCAGCCTCCACGCGAAGCTGAATCTCACAGCTCCTATCGAGCAATCCAAACAGAAAACTAGCCTCATCGACCGTTGATCCGACGGTCAACAGCCCGTGGTTCAACAATATAGCGGCCTTGGAGTGTTTGCCCAAGACAGAGGCGATGCGCTGCCCCTCCTCAGCTGCGGTGACGATGCCGCCGTAGGAAGAGTCAACGGCGATAGAGTTGTACAGGTCACAGATATCCTGGTGCAGCATGTCAAGAGGCTTGCCAAAGGCGGACCATGCGCGGCCGGCGATGGTGTGGGCGTGACAGATGGAGTGGACGTCTGGGCGGGCTTTGTGGATTTGCGAGTGGATGTGGTAGCCGGGTGCGTTTACGGGGCGGGTCTGGCGAAGAAGTTAGACAGCGATGGATAGGGCAGACTCGCAAACAACTAGGTTGTCTCAGCGGCGTACCCGATTCCCTCCAACAATCTTCCCGGTATCAATCTCCAAGCAAACCATATCGCTGGCATTCATCAGCCCGAAATGTTTCCCGATCGGATTCATCCAGATGCAATCGGGGTACTCCGGGTCACGGACGCTGATGTGACCGGAGATGCCCTCGGTGTATCCCATGCGCGCCCAATTGCGGAACACAGCGGCCATGTGCAGGAGGATGTGTTCACGGTGTGCTTGCTGGTTGGGGAAGGTCGGGATACCCGTCAACGGGTTGGGACCCATGCTGAGTTCATGGAGCTGGCACTCCAGTACCGCTGGTTCGTCTGGCTCGGAACGGGGTGCCGTCGCCTGAGATGGATGGGGGATGAAGATCCCGGCGGCCTTGATGGCGGCCGGCTGCGGAGCGAGAATGGGACTTTTCACCTCTTCGAGCATAGTATATGAAGATGCCATTTCGTAAGCGAATCAAGCAAGAAGCTGGTTTGTGACACGCTGTATTTGCGAGAGCCAGGATTGGAATGGGAACGAAGTCCAAGGTAACCACTGGGGTCCTGGTATAAAGCAGAAACAAAACTGATGGCTTAGGTTGTCCTTGCAACGGACACTGTCATCGTCGCTTAACACTTCCTTTGCTGCCCCACATGCGTACATACGCAGTATGTCACCTGCAGGATTCACCAGCTTACACAGTAgcctacactacctacgaGCTCAGATTGGCGAACAATGTGCCTCCGTGGGGGTGACCTGTCTTTTATCCTTGATAGCCGGGGACAGTGCAGGACTGATACTCTGCTACACCGGATACGATATTCGTcaatcaaaaaaaaaaaaaaccatcaGGTAATTGAAGTATCAGACAGCCATGAATGTGGATACCTGTAAGGAGGTGAGCTCGATGTTCGGGTGCAACCTGGAAGTACAAGTGGAAGGAAGCTAGCTGAGGCCCGGGGCGTTGAGTGCTGAAGTTTAGGGACCTTTGGGGCGAGAACCCTGCTGGCTGGTGAGCAGCCTTACAGGGAAATGGGGGTCTGAAAACAGACCCGGGAAAGACTATTGGCTTTACAACCTTCGTATGGGGGTCGGAAGGGGAAAAGCCTATGACTTGAAACAGAGGTTTTcgtctttttaaataatttttgaTACTCATTATTTCAAAAAGCCAAATCCTTCTAAGCCAACACCGAAAGAAAATAAATCGAACTATTAgatttttctaataattttggTCAAATGATGACGGCTAATACTGAAGGTTGGTAGTGTTGTTAATATCCATATCTCAAAGTAATTATTTGGCTAAAATGTACCTCGTTTCTGGTCCAATGTAGcgttttttttcttaattttcccctatttatataaaaagttCTAAAGCTCTCTTTAGACTTTTTTGTCGAAAACAGCTATTTTGGGCTTTCCAGTAGCCTTTTTTGCGCCCGACCCCCATACGAACGTCGCGTGCAAAAAAGATTGCTGCATCCTCGAAAACCTTACTGGATACTTACTGGGACCTGTTTTCAGACCCCCATTTCCCTCCAAGGAGTGAGTGTTACGTAATTGAAATACACTGTCGGTTCGGGCCGCTTAGGAAGGCGCCTAGGGCTAACGAGAACTCTGCAGGCTGAGGGCGTCtatctcctcctcgctaTTTCAGCCTAATCATCTTCCATCAACGAAATCCTTCTCTGTCAGGATTCTACGAATTACCACGTCCCCAGCATCTACGGCGAATACCTGTTATTGGCTCATCGTAATCGATCGGAGTGACTATTTCGACCTTGCTTACGGTTGTCACTATGCGCCCTACATCGCCAGCTCGTTTCGCCCCCCCTTTACGGGCTCCTACCGTCTGCCCTCGACCACTGTTCCTCGGCGCCGCAACAGCAGTGAGGACAAGTACGACAAAAGCGCAGCATGCTTCTCGATCGTTTTCCTGTCAGACCGCACGCTCGGGTCTCGTACAAAACTCGGGAGCGAAGTCAAAGATCCCCTACGCCGCCTTCAGCTTCGAGCATCTTGGAATCAGCAACAAATGGAACAAGTACATCATGatcttcttcatcaccatGGGCACCCTCGAGACCTATCTTTGGTACAAATACCTTCCCGCTTGGTGGAAGGCTCACAGCAACACTGCCACTGAATTCAAGAAGCAATGTGACGGTCCTCAGTCCCACACCGCCACTGATGCCAAATGATGCAACACAACGTGTCGAGGTCGCTACGTTCATTTCGAGCCTCATGCAGCCACGCTATATACAGCGATGTTCCGCCCCAGATGGGTACCACAACATTGTAATGGTCCGTCTAAACTCGGCTTGCTGCCCCAAGAAGGCATTCGAAACGAAGCGCTTAGATCAAGCGCATCTCGAACGCATTGTCATCTCAACTGCATCATCTACCGCCTCTCAATCTTCACCACTACACCGCTATCACCTTTATGTTGAAAGAAGACGGTTCAAGGGCGCGGAGAAACGTCGcagtcatcaccatcaataTCGCCATCACAGACTTACCTGTCATTAGCGTCGTTACGCATGGACTTTGTTACCCCTTGTTCATCCTCCCCAGCGTGAAGCCCGACATCTTGCGTTTGACGAGCAGCAATGAGGCAGTTACGCCATGGCTTTTGCCCACATATCCAACAGAGGTTTGTCTTCTTTTACCACGAAGACTCGAGTCGGGTATGTCCCCCACGTTGTACTGCCAATTATACCTGGTGAAGGATCTGTCTGCTGGCACTTCAACAGGGCATGCAACCCAGCCAACCAAGTAATTGGCCAAAATAGCAGCAAGTTAAATCCATCTTGAATGAGACTTGGCAGAACTCTACCGATCTATACGGGGCGTCAACAAAGTCTTTGCATCTAGATCAACTTATACCAAGAATGGAATAGAATCTCGCGCGAAACCAAGAGTCTCTCTGGCACAAGGTTGGAAGGGGTTCTCTGTTCCATTTACACTGTTTCTTGATCGAAAAGCTGCCCCAGCCCCATGACCATCTCTTACTCCCGCCGTCGCTTAAACTTCCGATTATGGACGAAGTTATTCCGGAATTCTGATGAGAATCCATCCCCCAGACAGGCTTCTCAAGGCTGGCACTAGCCGCCGCTCGGGATCTCTCCTTTGCAATACCTCACATCAAGAGCAGATCAGCCAGATGCACATGGTGGCAATGG is a genomic window containing:
- the amph-1 gene encoding amphiphysin-like lipid raft protein, with the protein product MSWAGFKKNVNRATTQVMMKTGHVEKTNDRDYEVEERRFKTMEAASLRLQKEAKGYLDSLRAMTASQMRIAETIDAFYGEAGAKDGVSKSYKQAVEDLDAETIKALDGPYRTTVLDPITRFCAYFPDVNECIKKRGHKLLDYDALRAKVKKLVEKPDKDVTKLPRAEKEMEMAKAAYEQLNEQLCTELPQLIDLRVPYLDPSFEALVKIQLRFCAEAYSRMAQVQQYLDPDTREQYAQGQLDTRVEQVLQEIRELSISGTV
- a CDS encoding class II aldolase/adducin domain-containing protein: MASSYTMLEEVKSPILAPQPAAIKAAGIFIPHPSQATAPRSEPDEPAVLECQLHELSMGPNPLTGIPTFPNQQAHREHILLHMAAVFRNWARMGYTEGISGHISVRDPEYPDCIWMNPIGKHFGLMNASDMVCLEIDTGKIVGGNRTRPVNAPGYHIHSQIHKARPDVHSICHAHTIAGRAWSAFGKPLDMLHQDICDLYNSIAVDSSYGGIVTAAEEGQRIASVLGKHSKAAILLNHGLLTVGSTVDEASFLFGLLDRSCEIQLRVEAACAGNPELKKKFVPDEMALFNFRMAGEKNWLYAEAQPDIEYEIEMAGEKIKQGLGKMKVDQK